CACCGTCGTGATGCCGAGCTCACGGCAGCTGCGGATCGCGCGCACCGCAATCTCGCCGCGATTGGCGATGAGGACGCGTTTGAACAAGCGCGGGCGAAGGTAGCGCGCGCCGCGGTCGGGCGTCCAGCGGGCCCTCGCGGCGCGCGGTCGCGCTGCCCTCACTCGCTGCCCAGTCTCAGTGCACGAGCGCCGGATCGAGCGCTAGCGGCCTGCCGCGCAGCTCTGACACCGCCTGCGCGCCGCGGCCGATCAACTCCAGCTCCTGGTCGCCCAGCCGCGCCTTGACCACCGACCAGCCGGCCAGCGCGTCGCTGACCCAGACCACGCCGGCGGCCGAGGCGGAGGCCGCGCCCGACGCCTTGCCGGCGGCCGTCCGCCCCGCGCCGGCGCCAAGCAAGAGCCGCCGCGTGTCGAACTTGCCGGCAGCCGTGCGGACGACCTCGCGCCCCACCTCGCGCGCGTCGCGCAAGGTCCCCGCCGCAAAGGGCACGCGTTGCCTGGCCAAGGCCTGCGTCGGCAGGATTAGCGGCGCCTGTCCCGGCGGCTGCACAATCGCCCGCAACACGCGCCCCGCGGCCGCGGCAGCAGGGTCGCCCGCCGCACCAGCAGCCGCGGGCACGGGCGCCGGCGCCGCCAGCAGCAGCCGCGTGATCATCGTGCGGCGCTGCGGATCGGTGAAGCTCAACTCGAACCACTGGCCGCCCCTCTCGCGCTCCAGGGCCGCGAGGCGGAGCAGCACCACCTCGCCTCGCCGGCGGTTGACCAGCGCGTAGCGCACCCAAACCCCGGGCGCCGTGCCCCCCACCTGCACCTCGATCGGCGGGAGCCCCGGCGGCAGACCCTGCGCCCACGCCCGCGCGCCGAGGTGCGCACCCAAGACTCCGAAGGGCGCGCCACCGAAAAGCGCGCCACCGAGCGCGATCGCCGCCAAGAAAGCCCTTGCGCGACTACACATTAGGCCCTCTTATCAGCCGCGCGGCGATTTGCCAACGTCGCGCTGGCTGGGCTAGGATACGAGTGCCCGCGGGAGGCTTCTACACGATGCGTACGCCCGTTACCGTCAAGATTAAGTTCAAGTGCTCGACCATCGATCAGTTCGCCGAACGCTATGCGGCCGACGTGAGCGATGCGGGCATCTTCATCCGCACGCCCAGGCCGCTGGCCACGGGCACGCACATCTCCTTCGAGTTTCAGTATCAAGACGGCTCGCCGCTGCTCTCGGGAAACGGCACGGTCGTCTGGGTCCGCGAGCACAACCCCGCTTCAGCGGCCGCGAAACCGGGCATGGGCGTGCGTTTCGACCAGCTCCCGCCGGAGAGCCGCGCGATGCTGCAGCAGGTCGTCGCGCGCAAGGAGCGTAGCGACGCGTTCCAGCAGACCCCGATCCGGGTCTCCAACACGTCGCAGGACGCACTGCACGCCATCGACCTGCCGACGCCCGCGGTCATGATGCCCTGGGCCGCCGCCGCGCAGGAGCCGGAGTTCGAGACCCTGCCGACCTCGCAGGTGGGCAGCTCCTCCGCCGCGCTGCGGGACGCCTACGGTCTTGGCCCCTCGGGCGCCTTGCCGCCCCTCACGCCCAGCGCGGGGCCCAGAGAGCGCGCGCCGGAGCAGCCCCCCCAGCCCTTCCAGCCCTTCCAGCCCTTCGGCTCCGATGTTGACCTGCTCTCGAGCGCCGCCGAGCAAGGCGAGTCCGCGCCGCCTTCCGTGCCGGCAGCCGCGCCCTCCGTGCCCTCGGTGGCCCCCGCCCTCGGCTTTGGCAGCGACGCCGCCGCGCCGCCGCGCGAGCTCGGCGACCTCTTGAGCAGCAGCAGCTCCGCGTCGCCGAACGGCGACCTCGCGCCGGGGCGACAGGAGCGCCTCGAGGACATCGTCTTTGGCGACCAGGAGGCGCCCGCGCGGCAAGACGCGCACTCTGGCGCCGGGCCGCTGGTCGAAGAACCCGTCGCGGCCTCGTTCGCGCCGCGGGGCGCGGGAGCGCGACGGGCGACGCGGCGCAAGACGCCAGGCTGGCTCGTTCCCGGCCTCTTGATCGGCTTCGCCGTAGCCGGCGTCCTGGCGTTCTACGCGCTGCGACCGCCACCGGGTGCCACCGTCGGCGGTGAGGGCGAGCCGCTCGGCAGCTCGGTTGCCAGCAGCGGCACGGCCACACCAGCACAAGAACCCAGCGCGACGCCCAGCCCGACGCCCGCCGCGGGTGTGAGCATGGGCGTCGAATCGACCCCCGCTGGGGCCCGCGTGCTGGTGGACGGCAGCGACACAGGCAAGCTTACCCCCGCCGAGCTGACCGAGCTCGACCCCGAGCGCGAGATCGAGATCGCCCTCGACCTGCGCGGCAAGAAGCTCTTCCGCACCAAGCAAAAGCCGACCCCGCGCCTGCCGCTCACGGTCGACCTGAGCGCCTCCGCGCTGCGATCGATCCAAATCCTCTCCACGCCGCCCGGCGCGACCGTCTTCCTCGACGGCGTGCGCATCGGGGACACGGCCACCCTCCACGCCCTGGCGCCAGGCGCGCCAGACAAGACCGTGGAGCTACGCCTGAGCAAGCGCGGCTTCACCGACGTGACCAACCGCATCGATCTGGCCACCGCCAACTGGGAGCGCGACGGCGAAAACGAAGTGCTGAAGGTGGACCTGGTGCTCAGCGCCAAGGACGAGACCGCGGCGACGGCGGCCGCGCGCAGCGAGCCGTCGACCCGCGTCGAGCGTACCGCCCGCCCTGCCCCCGCCGGCAAGACGCCGTCCGGCAGCGCGTCCCGCGGCGTCCGTGACCCCGGACGTCAACCCGTCGGAGCCGGCCGCCCCCGCGCCGCCTCCCGCCGTACGCCCGGCAGCACCCCCTGCCCCGCCGCCCGCCGCCGAGGCCCCAAAGGAGCCCGTCATCCGCACCCCCTCCTGGGGCGAGTAGCCCAGCCAGGGCAACTAGACGCCCAACTTGACGCAAAACGCCCCCCTGGGCATACTGCGTCCGGTTTGAGCGCGAAGCAGTACCCGCGCCACATCATTCCGGCATAGCTCAGTCGGTAGAGCAGGCGGCTGTTAACCGCCTGGTCGGGGGTTCGAGTCCCTCTGCCGGAGCCATTCAAAGTCGCCCACCAACTCGGGTGGGCTTCATGGTTTACAGAAGCCCCGGCGGGCAACCGCCGGGGCTTCGTCTTGAAAGGGCCAGTTCTCGCTGGCCTTTCCGCCTCCCGCCTCACCGCCGGCTCTCGGCACCGCGCTCGCAGAGATCACGAAGACCGCCTCGGGCACCCGTCTCGGGCCGATCGTGCTCTCCGAAGCGGAGAGCGGGGAGAGAGCACGGGGCGTTGGTTGACAGCGAGGGCCTCGACGGGCGGGAGCGGGAAGGCTTGGTTGACCCCATCTTGACCATCCCAGCGCGCAAGTAGTTGGAATCATGCGACTCCTGATCAAGCCGTAGATACAAGTCGGCCTACGCTGCTGGCCTCGGGTCGATACGGGAGGCCATCTGGTCTTGGTCGACGAGGTGCTCGAGGTGCAGGCGAGCGAGGAGCTCTCGCTGGTCGACGTTGGGCTGGGTGGCGATGTAGGCGACGGACTCGTCGGGCCCAGTGGCGACCATGTTGAGATGGCCTGGGGCCAGCTCCTCCGAAGGCCGTGGGGGGCGGTCATAGTTTTTCCCGCTCTCAATAGGCGTCGCTCCAGCGTGCGCTCGAGCAAGAGCGCAAGCATGCACAGCGACACGTGCGCGCGAACCTTCGGGTCGGTGTGATGAAAGACGGGGCGCAGCTCGAGGTCGCTCTTGATGGTCTGGAAGTCCTTCTCGACCGCGTCCTTGGCGCGATAGAGCGCGACCATTTCAGTGGCGCTCTGCGGCAGGTCGGCGTGGGCGACGAGCAGCACAAAGCCGTCGGTGCTGCGACGCTTGCTCCAGGCGGCTTCGTCGAAGGCGAGCGAGACGACGAAGTGCTTGTGGCCATCGTCGTCCTTCTCGTCGATCTTCACCTTGTAGATCGACAGCATTGAGCGAGAGGCAAGCTTTCCGGTGATGTCGGAGTAGACCGACTCGCGCGTCGCCTTGTTGCCCTTGCGGCGCAGGCGCGTATTGAGGTCGCGTACGTAGGCCTTGACCTCGGCGCGATGGCGCTCGCCCATCGCCCGCATGTCCACGAACATCTGCGGGTTGAAGTACAGGACCAGCCGCAGCGACACATCGATCGTGCTCTTCTGCTGGAAGCGCTTGGGCTTCTGCGACGGGTCCATCGGCCTGGCGCTTTGTCCGTGCTCCACCAGCGCTCGCCGTTGTGCTGCCTTGCTTCGCAGCGTCGCGATGGCGCGCAAGGTGCGATCGGCGACGTAGCCGTAGTTGCCGGCGAGCACCTCCTTCTGCAGCGCCTCGTCGAGCCGAATCAAGGTCATGATCTGGGTCATGCGGGCTCGAGTCACCCCAAGGTGTTTGGCGATCTCCGACTGGGTCTTGAAGGTCTTTTCTTCGAGCTGCGTGCGGTAGGCACGAGCGCGGTAGAGCCACAGCGCGCCGCCTTCAAGCTTCTCGGCATCCACATCGGGCTCCTCGATTTCTGACACCAGGCGAAGGCCACGTGAGGTGATGCCGAGGTCGAGCACGTAGAGCTGCTCGTCGACCTTCTGCATGCCGGCCGCGCTGACACGCGTCCCTGCCTCGGTGATGAGACGCTTTCGCTCCACCTCGTCCTCGCTGCCGCCGAGGTCGCGGAGCCTCTCGCTCGGCAGCTTGTCGGTGTAGCTATGGATTTCGGAGCGGCGCACGGCGGTCAAAAAGCGCAGCTCACTCTGGCAAAGCCGCGCCACCGCGCCCGCCGAGCCCATGGCGCGATCGAAAACGATAGGCACTCCTTGCGCCCACTGCTTTCCCTCGACGGTCTCCACGAGATCATGCAGCGCTTTGCCGTCCTGGGTGCGTCCCGGCAGGGTGCTCCAGCGTAGGGGGTAGCCGTGCTCGTTGCACAGAAGCAGGATGCCGATCTTGTGGCGGTTGTGCAGCCCCTCCTTGGTGCGGCTGCGCTGGGCGAGATCGGGACCACGCCCCTCAAACCAGGCGTCGGTCACGTCGGTGAAGAGCGTCGCGAAGGTGCCGTCGCGCTGCTCGTACCGGCGCACGAGCCCGTCTTGAAGCTCGGTCTCGACGCGGTCGAGTTTGTCGAGCACGCGATGAATGCGCGTGTTGTGGAAGTGCGCCGGCGCCACGCCGAGCAGCTCCGGCAACGCGGTACGTGGGAACCAGCGTTGCGCGTAGAGCTTGGAGCTCGGCGTCACGCATCTCTGGATCGTGAGCGCGCAGATCACCTCGGCGGAGCGAACGGCAACGTCCCGCTCGGGGATGAGCCGATGCAGCAGCTCCGACAGCTCCCACCCGCGCCACATCTCGAGCGCGACAGCGACGTCGAGGTACCCGAGATTGGCGAGCACTTTGGCCCGCCACTTCGGAACCTCGGGTAGCACCACGCTCTTGGCATTGCGTGACGCCTCCAAGGCGAGGCGGAAGTTTGCGATCTCCTGATCGGAAAGCTGACCCAGGCTCGCGAGCACTCGATGGACCGGCAAGCCATCGTCGCGGCGGTAGCTTTCAACGAGCTGTGCATATCGCCGGACAGTCTTGCCGCTTTTGGCCTTGACGACTCGCAGATGCATACCTGTGCCTACGCTATATCGGCGTCGTTGTCACTATGCCCACCAACAAAGGCTCATAGCTGCTCGTGCGGAATCGTATTTGTGCCTACTGTGGGTCGGGGCGCAATCGGGCAACCGCCCGCAATCGCAAAGCTTTGGGTCAATTCGACGCAATCAGGTGATCAAGATGGGGTTGACAGGCGGTGGTGCGACTGCGTCGAGGCGGTCCTCGCGTCGAGTGAAGCGACCGGGTCCCGGACCGTTCCGCGAACCCATCGCGAACCCGGCGTCGCGATTGCGCGAGGCGGTCACGACGTCGGTGCGCAGCACCATCTCCGAGGTCACCGAAATTGCTGGTTGTCTGATTCCTTTCCGAGGAATAGAATGCCTTTCGTTGGATTCCTTTGCCTGGGCCTAAGGAGTGGTTTCGGCCCGGCCTGGAGAGCGTACGTGACGAACGACGAGGTCCTAACGGTCAAAGAGGTCGCCACGATTCTCAAGCTGGCCGAGAAGACGGTCTACTCGATGGCCCAGCGAGGAGAGCTGCCGACGTTCAAGGTCCGGGGGCAGTGGCGGATACGGCGGACGGACCTTGACCTCTGGCTCGAGCAGCAGCCGAAGGGAGAGCCCGTGGCCAAGAGTGGTCAGCCACCGTCGAAGAACGAGGCCCCGCGCACGACGCGACGCGGAGGTCGGGTAGTATGATCAAGCTTGAAGAACTCCAGCCCAAGACCGTCCTGCGCGGCATCCTGCCGGACTGCCTGGTGACGGTCGCCAGCGTTCAGTGGTTCGGGTCGGAGGCCCTCGAACTCACCTACAAGGACCCCGGCGGTCGTGTGTTCAACCAGCTCCTCTACCGCCACGACGAGCAGCGTCTGGAGATCGTAGAGCAAGGAAGGCCTTGGAGCTTCGACGGAGACGGTGCGCTCTTCCGGCTCGTGTCCGAGGCACACAGAATCCGTCTCGCGCACCTCTTCGACCCCGTTCTCGCCGTACATACATCGCTCGTCGATCCGCTGCCCCATCAGATAACGGCGGTCTACGAGGCGATGTTGCCACGCCAACCGCTGCGGTTTCTCCTCGCCGATGACCCGGGCGCGGGAAAGACGATCATGGCGGGACTGCTCATCAAGGAGCTGATCGCGCGTGGCGACCTCACGCGCTGTCTCGTCGTTTGCCCGGGAAGTCTCGCGGAGCAGTGGCAAGACGAGCTTTATCGCCGCTTCCATCTCCCCTTCGACATCCTGACCAACGACAAGCTGGAGGCGGCCCGCACCGGCAACTGGTTCCTCGAGAACAATCTCGTGATCGCACGACTCGACAAGCTCTCGCGCAACGAGGACGTGCAGCAGAAGCTCCAAGCGCCGGATTGCCGCTGGGACCTCGTCGTCTGCGACGAAGCGCACAAGCTCTCGGCCACGTTCTTCGGCGGCGAGATCAAGTACACGAAGCGCTATCAGCTCGGACAGCTGCTCTCGACCATCACGCGCCACTTCCTGCTGATGACGGCGACGCCGCACAACGGCAAGGAAGAGGACTTCCAGCTGTTCATGGCCCTGCTCGATGGTGACCGCTTCGAGGGGCGATTTCGCGACGGCGTCCACGTGGCCGACGTCTCCGACATCATGCGCCGCATGGTGAAGGAACGGCTGCTCAAGTTCGACAGCACGCCGCTTTTCCCGGAGCGCATCGCCTACACGGTGCCGTACAAGCTGTCGGACCCCGAGGCGCGGCTGTACAAGGAAGTCACCGACTACGTGCGCGACGAGTTCAACCGTGCCGAGGCGCTCCAGAACGACAAGCGCGCCGGCACGGTAGGCTTCGCCCTGACCATCCTGCAGCGGCGGCTGGCCTCGTCGCCCGAGGCCATCTACCAGTCGCTGCACCGACGACGCGAGCGCCTGGAGAAGCGGCTGCGCGAGTTGGAGCTTCTCCAGCGCGGTGCTGTTGCGACAGCTCTCGCGAGTGCAATACCCGTTCTCGACGACGAGGACGTCGAGGATCTCGAGGACGCGCCCGACAACGAGGTCGAAGCCACGGAGGAGCAGGTACTCGATCAGGCTACCGCCGCGCGCACCATCGACGAGCTCAAAGCAGAGATCGCAACACTTGCGCGCCTGGAGTCATTGGCGGCGTCAGTCCGCCGAGATGGAGAGGACCGCAAGTGGCGTGAGCTTGCGAACCTGCTCGCGGAGATCTTCACGCCCACGGCCATCGCGAATCGGGTCGCCGAGCCGATCACCCCATATGGCAAGGAGATCCCCAGGCCAACGCCGTCTCCGAGGCAGAAGCTCGTGATCTTCACGGAGCACCGAGACACGCTCAGCTACCTTGAGAACAGGATTACTACGCTTCTGGGGCGAACGGATGCCGTCGTCATCATTCATGGCGGCATGGGTCGCCAGGAACGCATGAAGGCGCAGGAGTCTTTCAAACACGATCCAGAAGTGCAGGTTCTTGTCGCCACCGACGCCGCCGGGGAGGGCATCAACCTTCAGCGGGCCCACCTGATGGTCAACTACGATCTGCCGTGGAATCCGAACCGTATCGAACAGCGGTTCGGGCGCATTCACAGGATCGGACAGACCGAGGTCTGCCATCTGTGGAATCTCGTGGCGGATGAGACGCGCGAGGGTGACGTCTATCGCACACTCCTCGAGAAGCTCGAGGAGGCGCGCAAGGCGCTGGGCGGTCAGGTATTCGACGTCCTCGGCAAGCTCCAGTTCGAAGGGGCCGCTGCGTCAGCTCCTTATCGAGGCCATCCGATACGGGGAGCGCCCCGAAGTACGTGCGCGCCTGACGCAGGCCGTCGCCCATGCCGTCGATCGCACGCAGCTCCAGGATCTTCTCGAAGAGCGGGCGCTGGCTCAGGACGCGATGGACGCAAGTCGCGTGCAGCGGGTGCGCGAGGACATGGAGCGGGCAGAAGCCCGACGCCTGCAGCCCCACTATATCGAGACGTTCTTCCTTGAGGGCTTTACCACAGGGCCTGCCGCTCGCGGCCTTCGTCTGCCCTGGCCATCCGCTGCTCGATGCGACGCTCGACCTCACGCTCGAACGCCACCGCGACCTGCTTCGTCGCGGCACGGCGCTCGTGGACGAGCGCGATCCCGGTGATGTTCCCCGCGTCCTCTTCTACCTTGAGCACGCCATCCAAGACGCAAGCATCACGCGCAGTGGTGAGCGCCGCACCATCTCGAAGCGGATGCTCTACGTGGAGCTCGACGCGTCAGGCACTGCGCGCCACCTGCACTACGCGCCGTACCTCGACTACCGGCCGCTTCAGCAGGAAGACCCGTCCGTACAGGTCATTCTGGATCGTTCCGAGTGCGCCTGGATCGCCCGCGACCTCGAGCAGAAGGCGCAGGGACACGCAATCGCCAATGTGGTCCCGGAGCACCTCCAAGAGGTGCGTGGCCCCCGCCTGACGTGGATCCAGAAGACGCGTGCAGCTGTCAAGGATCGGCTGACCAAGGAGATCGGGTACTGGGACCACCGCGCCGAGGAGCTCAAGCTCCAGGAGCAGGCGGGCAAGCCAAACGCCCGCCTGAACTCGCAGGAGGCGCGACGCCGGGCCGACGAGCTGCAAGGACGTCTCCAGAAGCGCATGGAGCAGCTCGACCTCGAGGGGCAGATCTCGGCGCTGCCGCCGGTGATCCTCGGCGGGTTAGTCGTGGTTCCCATGGGCTTGCTCGCGAAGATCGACGGGCGGGCGGTGGTAAGCACAACATCAGCCATCGACACGCAAGCATCGGCAGCCCGGGCACGCGCGATCGTCATGGAGGTGGAGGGACGGCTCGGGTTCGAGCCCACCGACCGCGAAACCGAGAAGCTCGGCTACGACATCGAGAGCCGAGAGCCGGGCACGGGCAAACTCCGATTCATTGAAGTCAAGGGCCGGGTCTCGAGTGCCGCGACGGTCACTGTCACGAAAAACGAGATCCTCTATTCCCTCAACAAACCCGACGACTTCATCCTGGCCATCGTCGAGTTCCTCGAAGACGACACGCATCGCGTGCAGTACGTTCGCCGCCCCTTCCAGCGTGAGCCCGACTTCGGCGTGACGAGCGTGAACTACAGCTTGTCAGAGTTGATCGACAAGGAGAGCCGCCGAGATGACAGAGAATCAGACAACCGCTGGTCTCGGTGCTTGGTTCCAAGAGCGACCGAAGTGGATGCAGGAAGCAGCCCGTCTTCTCTTGACGAAAGGTCGTCTCGCGGATGAAGACCTATCCGCCCTCCTCGACAGATGTCTTCGGGAGGACGATTCAAGAGACACGACAACTGCTGCGTCCTTCCCAGCGAACGCTTTTCATGCCCAAAGTGCATCCGCATTGCGCTTACGCACTATCGGCAATGTCAGAGGCATCAACGCGCTTGCGCCCCGTAGCCCCCTGGACTTCGGACTAGACGACATGGCCGTCGTCTACGGTGGTAACGGCTCCGGCAAATCCGGCTATGTCCGCATCCTGAAGCACGTCTGTGGCGCGCGCAGTCCCGGCACGCTCCATCCGAACGTCTTTGAGAACGCCGGCGCTACGCAGTCGGCAGACATCAAGTACAGCGCCGACAATCAAGAACGCCAGGTGTCCTGGAGTACCAGCGACGGAGTTCAGTCCGACCTCCGTCCCGTGGATATCTTCGATGCCGATTGTGGCCGCATGTATTTGGAAAGCGAAAGCGAGGTAACATATGAACCGCCGGCACTTTTGTTTTTCTCCGACCTGATCGCTGTTTGCGAGCAGGTTGCGAGGCGGATTGACGGCAAGTTGGGAAGGTGCGCATCGCAAAAGCCCCAGATGCCTGCGGGCTGCGCCGACACAGCGGCGGGCGAATGGTACACGGCACTGAGCGCGACAACTCCACCCGGGGAGATTTCCACACGCACACGGTGGGACACCGCGGACGACACATCTGTCGATGACTTAGAGAAGCGATTAGCGGAAAAGGCCCCTGCCGACAGGGCCAAAGAACTACTCGCGAAGAAGGGTCATGCGGAGAGTCTGATCCGGGGATTCGAGGATCTTCTTCCGCAACTCTCCGATGAGAACTGCCGCCGCATCATTAAGCTCAAGAAGGAAAAACTCATCAAGCGTGAAGCCGCACAAGCCGCGGCCACCAAGGTATTCTCCGGCGCTCCTCTGGAGGGCATCGGAACTGACGCATGGAAACTACTGTGGGAGTATGCGCGTCGTTACTCTGAAGCCCACGCCTACCATGCCCAAGCATTCCCGCATCTTGCACCCGAGGCCAGATGCGTTCTTTGTCACCAGCCCTTGTCAGATGATGCTCGCCAGCGCCTCGCCTCCTTCGAGGAATTCGTCAAAGGGCAAGCGGAGAAGGACGCGAATCATGCGGAGAAGACCCTCGAAGATGCGATGACCGCTATTGGGGACGTACCGACCGACCAGACAATCAAGACGCAATGCGATGCCGCAGGACTGGCATACGAAGGAGATCTGCCCCGGTAGTCGTGTCCGTGGACGCTCTTCGGCAACGCAAAGCGAAGTTGCTGGATGGCGAATCGCTCGATGCGTTGCCTGCCGCTCCGGATTGTACGTCATGGTTGCGGGAGGCGAAAAGACAGGCATCCGAGTACGTTGATGGGGCCAAGAAGTGTCAGGAAGACGCGGCGTCCGATACTCGGCCGCAGCTTCAGAGTCAACTGCGCGAGCT
Above is a window of Pseudomonadota bacterium DNA encoding:
- a CDS encoding TIGR02266 family protein, with protein sequence MRTPVTVKIKFKCSTIDQFAERYAADVSDAGIFIRTPRPLATGTHISFEFQYQDGSPLLSGNGTVVWVREHNPASAAAKPGMGVRFDQLPPESRAMLQQVVARKERSDAFQQTPIRVSNTSQDALHAIDLPTPAVMMPWAAAAQEPEFETLPTSQVGSSSAALRDAYGLGPSGALPPLTPSAGPRERAPEQPPQPFQPFQPFGSDVDLLSSAAEQGESAPPSVPAAAPSVPSVAPALGFGSDAAAPPRELGDLLSSSSSASPNGDLAPGRQERLEDIVFGDQEAPARQDAHSGAGPLVEEPVAASFAPRGAGARRATRRKTPGWLVPGLLIGFAVAGVLAFYALRPPPGATVGGEGEPLGSSVASSGTATPAQEPSATPSPTPAAGVSMGVESTPAGARVLVDGSDTGKLTPAELTELDPEREIEIALDLRGKKLFRTKQKPTPRLPLTVDLSASALRSIQILSTPPGATVFLDGVRIGDTATLHALAPGAPDKTVELRLSKRGFTDVTNRIDLATANWERDGENEVLKVDLVLSAKDETAATAAARSEPSTRVERTARPAPAGKTPSGSASRGVRDPGRQPVGAGRPRAASRRTPGSTPCPAARRRGPKGARHPHPLLGRVAQPGQLDAQLDAKRPPGHTASGLSAKQYPRHIIPA
- a CDS encoding helix-turn-helix domain-containing protein, which codes for MPFVGFLCLGLRSGFGPAWRAYVTNDEVLTVKEVATILKLAEKTVYSMAQRGELPTFKVRGQWRIRRTDLDLWLEQQPKGEPVAKSGQPPSKNEAPRTTRRGGRVV